Genomic window (Ammospiza nelsoni isolate bAmmNel1 chromosome 17, bAmmNel1.pri, whole genome shotgun sequence):
GGCTGTGTTTGCATCCAGGTCAAATCCCCACGGAAATTCCTGTTTATCTCCCACCCCCACAGGCCAGGATTGTTCATTCCCAGAATTTTCCAAGGGCTGCTacttttcctgctgggaaatCACAGCAGGTTCATGCCAGGCTGAGGGAATGGGATCCATCCAATATTTGGGATGACTCCTGGCTCAAGGTCAGGACAGGATCCAGGGCTTAGAGGCTCAGGAgaagggaggcagcagggacagcttcaCCTGCTGTGACTTTCCAGGGAATGATGGGCAGATAGGGAGGATTAAGTGTGAAAGGGAGAGGGAACACAGAAACCCCGAGCGTCGCCCATCCCATGGCAACAGCGCCGGATTTCCATGGAGTTCTCCAAACAACACCCAAAGGGGAGGGAATGAGGCacccaggagcaccaggagctgggtgaggTGAGCAGCTGAGGCATTCCAGGtgagagaggggctggagctggataAAATACCCTGGGAATAAAGCTGGGAATGAAAtcggctgctcctgcctgggctgcagctccaaggagcagggacaggcactggAAATTGGGATTTGTGGGATTTAAGGATGCTGCTCATGGGTCAAGGCTGGCCCAGGACTTTGTGGCACAGGGAATGTTTGGATTCCAGCCCTGGAACctcagggagcagagagctgggagttTAACTGGGAGTTAAGGAGGGAAGGTGCAAAAATTCCATGCATGCCCTACTCTTAACTCCAACATCAATCCATTGATAAATCCTGGGATAAATCCCACACTTAAATCCCAGGATAAATTCCACACTTCAGGCACTTTCCTGGGATTTCCCTCCCTtggggagcagccaggagagaTCCCAAAGATCCCAAAGCCAGAGGATTCCATGGTGACCCTGCTGAAACCCAGGAGGTGCCCAGTGAAGCCCATGGATCCCCATCCCTCTGGTATGCCCACCTGGAATCTGCCCTTTGGAACTGCTGTCTCCTAATGCCACTTGTCCAAACTGAATCCATTATTTCCCCCCCTCAATTAAACCCGTTTTTCATGGAATAAAAAGTGAATTCCTGAAGGAAGCTGCTCCTGTATTTTTTCCACACACCCTTCTTTCCCATCCTTTGGTATCCAGCAGCTGCAATTCCCTTTATTCCATGGATCTCATTGAATATTCATAGCTGGAGCCTGAACCAGAAAttccagtttattttttatttatcattttatttcatttttattttatccaaaTGATTTTTCCACCTCCTGAAGGTCAGGTGGGCACCGGGCAAATTTTCCATGATCTTCCCGTGgatgttttgtcttttttttttttttttttttttccagcagagcagagccaacATTTGGAATCCTTGGAtaaatcaaagaaaaagctgaataAGCTGGAATTTGGAAGGATTGTCTGTCGAGGTATTAAAGATGTCACTCAgtccctggggctgagggatTGGGGTTGGAATGTGTGGATAGAAAAAGGGATGTGGGGAGTGTCGGTGctgtctggagctgctgggaagggctggctgGGAGGACAGATTCTCCCTGGAATTTGTCATTCTTTGTGGAAGGATGACATGTTTTGATGGGATGTGTGCAGGGACGTTGGCAGCTcagctggctcctcaaaatTCCTCTGCCAAGCTGCCAGGAGAAGCCCAGGAATGGCGTTTGGGATGCAGGGaaaagccagcagagcttcttcccaaggcacagagctgaggaaagATTTGTTAGGATGGGAGGGAATCCCATGGAGCAAAggctgggtggcactgggagagaTGATCTGCAAGAGCTgctcccagaaaaaaatccttgggccaggaaaaaaataaaaataactcatCCAAAGCAGCATTCCCATGGCACTGAattccccagggagctgctgcttggaaaGGGAATTTTCCTGGGAATTGGGGCATTGAGAGCTTTCCTAAATTTATCCATGAATATGATGGATTGCAGCATTACCAATGGGAATGTTGGATGGGCTGGCtggaatttctgttttctgggaATTGGGATCCCCATCCTGATCTGGGGGGTGGGAAAGAGGTGGGATCAGTCTGGAGGCAGTAGAAAACAAGGCCCAGGTTTATCCACCTCCTTTCCAGGGTCTATTACCTTCAGATAAAACTTCCCTTTGTTAATTCCAAGGATTTATCAAACTCCATGGAAGGGGGGACAAATGCTCTTTGCTCTGCCCAAAACAGGGTTTAGCTCCTTCCcagaaatctgaatttattaaaatctttttattttttttttccaaagcagatTTTCCTGCCCCAACCTTGAGCTTTGCAGTCATTTCCCTCTCCAGAGGGAACATCTCAGGTGGAAAACTGAGGGAATCACCACCCAGCTCACACCAAACCTACaggaaaagttaattttattaattaatcagctaaacccagctgtgctgggaattggaatgtgctgcagggcaggtgggcACTGCCTGCTACTGGGAGAAACCTGGGAGTAAATTACTCATGgtcccagccaggctctgtgctTGTGCCTCAGTGAGTTCCTGCCTTTGGGAATGTGAGTGTCACATCCAACAGAACAAATGGAATGATGGAATCATTAAAGTTGGGAAAAAACCTCCAGGACTGAGGCACAAACACTCCCTGGCAAGTGCACCAGTCAGGAGGGGATTGAGCTGGGTTTAGTGTCTGAAAACACAATTTTGAGTCCAGACTTGCACTCAGAACCAAGGAATGGACACCAAACCTCCCCAGGAGCCCATGGCCATCAGCACTGACATCACAATGACGGGGTCACAGCACATTTCATGGGGTGGCAAGGTGGAAATGTCATGGCTGCATTGattcctttccagagtgttttcCTAATCTTGGTTTTTTATCCTTTCTGGCTGTGTTTGAAGGGTTCCTGGCTGTTCTGGCTCCCTGGGATGGGTTAAtggcaggaaaacaaagcaaaggcagcacccagcacatcaGAACCCGTTtccagagcagtgctggtgcctTTTTTGCATGAAACTCTGaagaaatctcattttcctttcagaaatcCCCTTGAAGAATTCCCAAATATCCCAGCTGAGCTGtttgctgctcagagctgatcccagcagTGCAAAGCAGCCTTAAACCAAGCTTTAACAAGAGAATTAGAGCTGGCTTAGTGTTGTTTGCATGGCTAGAGGGGTACAAAGCCTGGAAATCATTCCCTGGAGGACCCAAAGTGGTCCCAGACATCAGATCCATCAGGACACCACCAGAGCTTGGCActtccagctgggaaaagcagggaagagcCCTCTGTGTACATTTGTGGGAGCTTCTGGGGctccacattttccttttgcatgAACTGAAGTCCCCAAGTCCTCCAGGGGACTTTGCAGTGCCAGGCCATGCTCCATTTGAAGTCCCCAAGTTTTCCAGGAGACTTTGCAGTGCTAGACCATGCTCTGCTTGAAGTCCCCAAGGCCTCCAGGGGACTTTGCAGTGCCAGGCCATGCCCTCCTTGATGTCCCCAGGTCGTTCAGGGGACTTTGCAGCGCCAGGCCATGCCCTCAGACCTTGCTGGTCTGCATGTGCCCGTTAAACTCCACGTTCCTCTGGGTCAGCATGGACTCCTGCAGGCGGCTGCTGttctcctgcctgtgctccacGGGCTCTCCATCCTCCACTCCATCGCCCTTGCAGAGGCAAAGAACCTTCTGGAAGCTCTGCTTGAAGTTGTCGGAGAGGAAGCCGTAGAGGATGGGGTTGGCGCAGCTGTTGGCGTAGCTCAGCACCACCATGAAGAAGTAGAGCCCCTCGAGGACGGGGTCGGCGGGCAGGATGAGGATCAGGTTGACGATGTTCATGGTGTAGAAGGGCAGCCAGCAGAACACGAAGACCACCACGATGATCACCACCATCCTGGTGACCTTCCGCTCCGACCGGCGGCGCCGCGTGGAGCCCACGCGGATCCCCGAGGACTTCACCTTGACCACGATCAGCAGGTAGCACAGGCAGATGACCAGCAGGGGCCCGAAGAAGCCCAGCACCGAGGTGTAGATGATGAACGCCGCCGACCAGACGTTGACCGGCTCCGGCCAGTTCATGTTGCACGTCTGGAAATCCTCCTGCACGTCCGAGAAGATGATCACGGGCAGCACCACCAAGAAGGAGAAGGTCCAGACCGTGGCGCTGATGAGCTTGGCCACCCTGGGGCGTCTCCACTTGGTGGATTTGATGGGGTGCACCACGGCCAGGTAGCGGTCCATGCTCATCACCGTCAGGCAGAAGATGCTGGTGAACTGGTTGATGCCGTCCACGGTCATGACCAGGCGGCAGAGGAAGGAGCCGAAGGGCCAGTAGGAGATGGCGTTCTGGGTGGCCAGGAAGGGCAGGCCCAGCATGAAGAGCACGTCGGCCACGGCCAGGTTGAGGATGTAGATGTTGGTGACCGTTTTCATCTTGGCGTGCCGCAGCACCACGTAGATGACCAGGGCGTTGCCGCTCAGCCCCAGGGCGCACACCAGCAGGTAGCAGATGGGGATGAGCACCTTGTGGATGTACTGGAACGGTGGCACCTCCGGGAGCGTCCCGTTCTCCGTCCCGTTGGGCAGCAGGGACGAGTtggcctggctgggagcagcctccaTGCTGAACGTGCTGGAGAAGTACAGAGGATCcatgggttttttgttttctctctctgtggtttttttcccctcttagGAGAGATTAAATTTCATGGGCATCTTGTTCCTAGGATGAAAATTCGAAATGCGAAAAGTCAAAATTCAAagattgaaaaaataatttttttttaaaaattatagaattatagaaaaataaaaattaaaaaaataaaatagaaataggaaatagaaatagaatcaagtaaaataaaataaaatataaaaaaataaaaataaaaaatttaaatattaaaattatttaagatttttaaaatttaaaatttcagaaattcaaaaaatcaaaaactcAAGG
Coding sequences:
- the SSTR5 gene encoding somatostatin receptor type 5 gives rise to the protein MDPLYFSSTFSMEAAPSQANSSLLPNGTENGTLPEVPPFQYIHKVLIPICYLLVCALGLSGNALVIYVVLRHAKMKTVTNIYILNLAVADVLFMLGLPFLATQNAISYWPFGSFLCRLVMTVDGINQFTSIFCLTVMSMDRYLAVVHPIKSTKWRRPRVAKLISATVWTFSFLVVLPVIIFSDVQEDFQTCNMNWPEPVNVWSAAFIIYTSVLGFFGPLLVICLCYLLIVVKVKSSGIRVGSTRRRRSERKVTRMVVIIVVVFVFCWLPFYTMNIVNLILILPADPVLEGLYFFMVVLSYANSCANPILYGFLSDNFKQSFQKVLCLCKGDGVEDGEPVEHRQENSSRLQESMLTQRNVEFNGHMQTSKV